The Dethiosulfovibrio peptidovorans DSM 11002 nucleotide sequence CACGGAAGAGCAGAGGGATGTAGTTTCTTTCCCCGACGTCACCGAGGAGTTTCCTGACGATATCGACCATCTCGGCAACAGAAGAGTCCGTTCCGTAGGCGAGCTTCTTCAGAATCAGGTCAGAATAGGCCTTCTACGAATGGAGAGAATAGCCAAAGAGCGTATGACCACCGTGGCGGATCTCACCAAGGCAATGGCCAGGGACCTTATAAACGTCAGGCCCATATCGGCGGCACTCAGGGAGTTTTTCGGTTCGGGACAGCTGTCTCAGTACATGGACCAGAACAATCCTTTGTCCGAACTGACCCACAGGCGGAGACTTTCCGCACTGGGTCCGGGTGGTCTTAGCAGAGAAAGAGCCGGCTTCGAGGCGAGAGACGTCCATTACACCCACTATGGTCGTATCTGCCCCATCGAAACTCCCGAGGGCCCCAATATCGGGTTGGTGACGTCTCTTTCGACCTACTCCAAGGTTAACCAATACGGTTTCTTAGTAACCCCCCGTCGCCCCGTGGTAGAGGGTGTCGTTTCGTTGAATCCCGAGGATGTCGTCTACCTTGCGGCGGATGAGGAGGACAACTCCTACGTAGGAAGGGCTAATACCCCTTACGACGAGAGTACCGGCCGTCTTTCCGAGGAGTACTGCTACGCCCGTTACAGAGGGCGTATAGTCGAGGTGCCTCAGGATAAGATCGATTATCTGGACATATCTCCTAAGCAGATCGTCTCGGCCTCTACTGCTCTGATCCCTTTCCTGGAGCATGACGACGCCAATAGAGCCTTGATGGGGTCTAACATGCAGCGTCAGGCCGTCCCGCTTCTCCTTCCGGAGGCCCCGAGAGTCGGTACCGGCATGGAGGGTAGGATAGCAAAGGATTCAGGCTCCTGCGTGGTGGCTCCCGAGGACGGTGTGGTCACCTACGTAGACGCCGACAGAATAGAGATAAGAAGCGACCTGGGGGTATATCGTTCCATGTCCCTCCAGAAGTTCAAGAGATCCAACCAGGGCACCATCATCCATCAGAGGCCTATAGTCTCGAAGGGCGATGTCGTCTCCAAAGGCGAGATAATGGCCGATGGGCAGTCGGTGGATCAGGCGGAGCTGGCCCTTGGGCGTAATGTCCTTATAGCCTTTATCCCCTGGGAGGGGTATAACTACGAGGATGCCATCCTCCTCAGCGAGAGATTGGTAAAGGAGGATTTCTTCACCTCCATACACATAGAGGAATATGAGATGGACGCCAGGGATACCAAGCTCGGTCCGGAGGAGATAACCAGGGATATTCCGAACGTCGGAGAGGACGCACTTAAAGACCTCGACGAGTTCGGGGTAGTACGTGTCGGAGCCGAGGTCAATGCGGGGGATATTTTGGTAGGAAAGGTAACCCCCAAAGGAGAATCTGATCAGTCTCCGGAGGAAAAATTGCTCAGGGCTATCTTCGGCGAAAAAGCCAGAGAGGTCAGAGACACCTCCCTTCACGTTCCCCATGGAGCAAGAGGAAAGGTCGTAGCGGTCAAGAAGCTGAACAAGGACGAGAACAGCGACTCCTTGAGTCCCGGGGTCAACGAGGTCGTCAAGGTCTACGTGGCTCAGCTAAGAAAGATCACCGTCGGAGACAAAATGTCCGGACGTCACGGCAACAAGGGTGTCGTCTCCAGGATCCTTCCCGTAGAGGATATGCCCTATCTTCCGGACGGTACCCCTGTGGATGTCTGCCTCAACCCCCTCGGGGTTCCGAGTCGAATGAATCTCGGACAGGTTCTCGAAACCATACTTGCCACCGTGGCAGTTGCCAACGATTGGCACGTAGCTACTCCGGTTTTCGAAGGAGCACAGGAAGAGGAGATCTACGATTTGCTCGATAAGCTCAGTCAGGAGAACCCCGACTATTCCACCCTGACCAGAGGCGGCACCATGCAGCTCATAGACGGCAGAACCGGAGAACCAATGGAATACAAGACCACCGTTGGGCATATGTACATGCTCAAACTTAACCACTTGGTGGACGATAAACTGCACGCTCGATCTATAGGACCTTACAGTCTCATAACCCAGCAGCCTCTGGGCGGTAAGGCTCAGTTCGGAGGGCAGCGCTTCGGAGAGATGGAGGTCTGGGCTCTTCAGGGATACGGAGCTGCTCACGTTCTTCAGGAAATGCTGACGGTAAAATCCGACGATATCCACGGCCGACTCAAGACCTACGAGAAAATCGTAAAAGGTCAGAATCTGACCAGGCCGGGAGTTCCCGAGAGTTTCAAGGTTCTTGTAAAAGAGCTGGAAGGGTTGGGCTTAGGAGTCGATATAGAATACAACGACGGCACCATCGGTCCTCTCCTTCCCGACGAGGACGATGAACAGAGCAACTCTGCTCCTGTCCCCCAAAAGGCGGAGGCCGTTCCGGCCGTAGCTCCGGATGAGGCATCTGCTCCTACGCCAAAGGAGATGGAGGAGATGATCTTCGGCAACGAGGAAGCTAGCGTTAAAGAGAGTAAAATCTCTTATGCGGAGTCTACGGAAGCTCTCTCGGATAGTCCCACGTCCGAAAAGAAGAGTGGGACCTCCGACGAAGGGTCTAAGGAAGCTCTCTCGGATAGTTCCAAACCCGAGGAGGAGAGAAAGACCTCTAACGAAGAGTCTAACGAAGCTCTCTCGGATAGTTCCACAGTCGAGAACGATGATGTGAAAGGAGCTGACCGCTAACGATGACCCGCCGCGAGATCGTCGGAGTCAGGGTACGTCTTGCCAGTCCTGGAGAGATAAGGGGACTTTCCACCGGAGAGGTCAAGAAACCCGAGACCATCAACTACCGGACCTTGAGGCCCGAGAAAGACGGCCTTTTCTGCGAGCGTATCTTCGGGCCCACTAAAAGCTTTGAATGCGCCTGCGGCAAGTATAAGAAAAGCGGTCCGAAATTCAAGGGCGTGATATGCGATCGATGCGGCGTGGAGGTAACGGATAACCGCGTTCGTAGAGAGAGAATGGGGCACATCGAGCTGGCCGCCCCTGTCGTTCACATATGGTATCTCCGGGGTATCCCCAGTAGACTCAGTCTATTGCTTGGGACCGCCACGAAGATGCTGGAAAAGGTGGTCTACTTCGCTCCCATAAGAAAGAGGGAACCGGCCTTCAAGGTAGTCATAGAGGGCAAGAGGTCCGATCTCGCTAAGAGAGGAGACATCGTCTCCGAAAGCGAGGTCAGGCTTCATTGCCATTACGACCCGAAGTTCAAGGCAGAGGAAGCCTACAGGGTCGTCTCTGTTGACGATGTCCCGATCTCGGATGGCGACATAGTGTCGTCCGCTCAGATAAGTCGCTACAAGGCTGACTATGGCGACGAATCCTTTTCCGCCGAGCCTGCCTTTGTAGTGAAAGACCGCGGAGAGGGAGTCGAGATTGAGCTTGACTCGATCCTATCCGGAGATGAATATCGGTCGTTAAAAGAAGAAGGTCTGGATGTAACGGTAGAGAGGGCCATGTCGGGCAACCAGGAGGGTTTTGTCGTCACGTCGGTTGCTAAGCTCCCATTTGCCAAGGGAGACGTTATATCCACCAGCGAGTTCAACCTCTTCCAGGAGCGCTATCCGGAACGTTTTACCGCGCAGCTTGAGACTGTTGTTGTTGAGGATCCCTGCTTTCTGGTGATAAACGGCAGCGAATCTCCCTTTGACGATGGCGACGTTATATTGGATAGAGAACAGTATCTCTGTAGTCACTACGACAAGAAATTTCGTGCCGGAATAGGCGCGGAAGGCGTAAGGGAGATGCTCGACACCCTGGACATGGATCATCTGGCCCAGCAACTCAGGGAAGAACTGTCCGAGACTTCCGGCCAGAAACGTAGGAAGCTGGTCAAGAGACTCCAGGTCGTAGAGGATTTTCGCAAGGGAGACTGCAACCCTCAGTCCATGGTGCTTGAGGTCTTGCCGGTCATTCCTCCGGACCTTCGTCCTATGGTGCAGCTCGATGGAGGTCGCTTTGCTACCTCAGACCTTAACGACCTGTACCGAAGGGTTATAAACAGAAACAACCGACTGAGAAAGCTTCAGGAGCTCAGGGCTCCGGAGATAATAGTCAGGAACGAAAAGAGGATGCTCCAGGAGTCGGTCGACGCACTTATCGACAACGGTCGCATGGGCAAGGCGGTGCTGGGGGCGGGCAATCGTCCCCTGAAGAGTCTCTCCGACCTGCTGAGAGGCAAGAAGGGACGTTTCCGTCAGAATCTGCTCGGTAAGCGAGTGGATTACTCCGGTCGTTCTGTCATAACGATAGGGCCCAATTTAAAGATATACCAGTGCGGTCTTCCCAAGCAGATGGCTCTGGAGCTGTTCAAGCCCTTCGTAATACAGAAACTGGTGGACCTAGGCATAGCTCCGAACGTCAAGAGCGGCAAAAGGATGATCGAAAGAGGCAAGGAGGAAATCTGGGCCATTCTGGAGGAGATCATAAAGGATCACCCTGTGATGTTGAACAGAGCTCCCACGCTTCACAGACTGGGCATCCAGGCTTTCGAGCCTGTTTTGATGGAGGGTAAGGCCATACGGCTTCACCCCCTGGTCTGTACCGCTTTCAACGCCGACTTCGACGGAGACCAGATGGCAGTACACGTGCCTCTCTCCGTGGAGGCTCAGGCGGAGGCCAGGATGCTCATGCTCTCCGCAAACAACATACTTTCCCCCGCCAGTGGAAAGCCTATAGTGGCTCCCTCGCAGGACATAATATTGGGGATATACTATCTGACCAATCTCAGAGAAGGTATGACCGGAGAGGGCAAATACTTTGACAGCTTTGACGACGTCTTAACCGCTCTGGATCACGGAATTGTGCACGTGAACGCCAGAATTCGCATGAGATGGAACCACGAATGGGGAAACTGGAAAGATAAGGTCGATCAATGGGGAGTCTCCTTCCTGGACGAAAGCGGAAAATGGTTCGAGACCTCGCCGGGAAGGGTTCTTTTCAACAGCTATCTTCCTAAAAAACTTCGATTCCTTGACGGTCAGCTGGGAAAGAAGGACCTCAGCAGGTTGCTTGACCTCGGCTACAACGAGGTCTCCCGTCAGGAAATGGTCGAGATGTTGGACTCCATAAAGGGGCTCGGCTATCACTGGGCTACCTTGAGCGGTATAAGCTTCTGTGTCACCGACGTCGTAATACCCAAGGAAAAAGAGGACGTGGTCTCCACTTCTCTGGTAGAGGACGACGAGATAAGAAACCAGTACGATATGGGGGTCCTCTCGGAGGACGAATACCTCCTTCAAAAGGAGACCCTGTGGTCCAAGGCGGCCGCCGATGTCGGAAATGCAATTCTTAACCACATGGGGCACGATAATCCAGTCAGAATGATGGTCGACTCCGGAGCCAGAGGAAGTAGAGGACAGCTTGCTCAGATGGCGGGGATCCGAGGCCTTATGGCCGACCCCACCGGGCGAATAATAGACTATCCCATCACAACCAACTTCCGTGAGGGGATGAACATGTTGGAGTATTTCATCTCCACTCACGGAGCCAGAAAAGGTCTGGCCGATACCGCCCTTCGTACGGCCAAGTCGGGGTATCTGACCCGTCGTCTCGTCGATGTCTCTCAGGACGTCATAATAACAGAGGATGACTGCGGAACGGAGAAGGGTGTCAAGATAGAGCCTTTGGAAAGCGACGGCAAGACGGTCATCCCTATCAGCGAGAGGATAGCCGGTAGAACGTCCCTGAACGATGTCAACGATCCGGAGACCGGTGACCTGATAGTCGGGGCTGGCGAGATCATAACCCCGGATCTGGCTTCCCGAATAGATTCCTGCGGATTCAAGGAGATCTGGGTAAGAAGCCCCATGACCTGCACAACCAGACACGGTATATGCCAGAAGTGCTACGGTGTTGACCTAGCTACCCGTTCCGTCGTCGACATCGGAGAGGCTGTCGGGGTCGTGGCAGCCCAGTCTATCGGTGAGCCTGGAACCCAGCTTACCATGAGGACTTTCCATACCGGAGGAGTTAGGATTACCGGTGAGGACATCACCCAGGGACTTCCAAGGATAGAGCAGCTCTTCGAGGCCCGTCGTCCCAAAAAAGTCTCCGTCCTTGCCGGTGTGGACGGCAAGGTGATCGAAATTCGGGAGATGGAGGGCAAACGCAAGGTAATAATAACCTCCGAGGAGCCCGGGAACGAACAGAAGATCACCCACACCATCCCTTCGTCGCAGAACCTTCTGGTCGAAGAGGGCGAGCCTGTCTACCGTTCGACCAAGCTGACCGAGGGCTATATCGATCCTCAGCAGCTTCTCGAGGTGTTGGGGCAGGAAGAGGTTCAGAAATACCTGGTGGACAGCATTCAGGAGGTCTACCGCTCTCAGGGCGTCTCCATCAACAATAAACATATAGAGGTAATCCTCAGAAAGGTCGCTCCTGTTAACAGACTGAGAGTCGTCGATGAAGGAGACACTGCATTCGTGGCAGGAGATCTGGTATGGGCCGGTGACGTGGAGGCCGAGGAAAAGGTTATACTGGAGGAAAACGAGAACAACATACACGAGGCGGTCAAGATCTTCTCCGGTAAGATATTCCAGGGAATTGCCGGAGCCGTTAAGACGGATCTGAGCAAGAAAAAAAGCCAGCCCATGGACGAAGAGCTCATAAGATCCATCCTGACCCCTGGAGCACCTGTTACGGAGATAGACGTGACAGATGAGGTTGGCCCCCTTAAAATCATTGCGGGAGAGGCCTCTTTTAGAAAAGAACTCAAGGGATTCGAGCTTATAGATCCCTTCGAGGCCAGAGACGGAAAGGTCGTCGAGTCTGGGCAGCCTCTTACCCTTGGCCAGCTGTCGGTGATAACCTCTCAGGAACCTCGGCCCTTGAGGGTCAGGGACGTGGAGGTAATAGAGAAACTGGTGGATTCGGCCTATCTTGCTGAGGACGTCTTGGTGGACGGTCAAGCCGTCGCCCTCAAGGACCACATGGTCACGGAGGAAGTCGCTGCGTTGTTGAGGATAAACGACGTGTCCTCCGTCAAGGTATGGAAGGGAATCGAGAGAATCAGCGTCTCCGACGCAATGCAGGAAAGGCTCTTGGCCAGGATATGGGGTAAACCTCTTAAGCAGGCCATAGATTCCCAGGGCAATGCGCTATCCTCAAAGCCTCAGCTTGTAGATGGTAGCGTGGTTCGAGGAATAATAGACGGAGAGCTGGCCGCCATCTCCATAGGTGAGGATATAATAACGAGGGATAACATCCTCAAAGACGTCATAGCCGATACCTGTTATGGAAAGGTTCTGCTGGACAGGGTAGAGGTTGACGGCAGGGTTGCGGCCGACTCCGGTCAGGAGATAAATAAATCGCTTCTGGACGAGCTGGTCGCAGCTGATCCTGAGGAATTGGTCATAAGACCTATTCACTGTAACAGTGAGACCAGAAACATAGTCTCCAGGGTTACCTTTGTTCGTAAGCTAAGGCAGAACCCTGAATGTCGAAAGTTTATCCATGGAATAACTAAGGCCGCTCTGGCCACGGACAGCTTCCTGAGTGCCGCTTCCTTCCAGCAGACCGCTCAGGTGCTTGCGGGGGCTGCAGTCCGTTGTCAGGTCGATAACCTCGTAGGCTTGAAGGAGAACGTGATAATCGGTCACCTCATCCCGGCTGGAACGGGAGTGGAGGATTTCCGTAAGATCGCGGTCAAGGAAAAAGAGTCCTAAAAACGAGTAATCTTTCCAAATAAAGCTCGACCTGGTGCTATGTTTCTTGACATAGCACCAGGTCGTTGTTATCATTACTCGGTGCCTATGCTCAGGAGGTTTTATGATGAACGTAGCGGAGTTGACCGAGGGCAGACGATTTGTGGGTTTCAAGCAGGTCCGTCGCGAACTTTTGAGGGGCAATGTCCGTAAAGTCTTCATCGCTGCCGATGCCGACGTTTTGATGATTCAGGAGATAACCCATATATGTTCCGAACGGGGTGTCCCGGTGGAAACGGTCGACTCCATGGCATCTCTGGGTAGGGCTTGCGTCATAGATAGAGGCGCAGCTACGGCGGCTTTGCAGCGGGACGACCGCTGTTAAGAAAGCATATAAGAATATCTGGAAGGAGGTAACGTAGTGCCAACAATCAATCAGTTAGTCCGGAAAGGTCGGAGCGAGAAGGTCAAGAAATCCGATTCCCCGGCGTTGCAGAATTGTCCGGCGCGGAGAGGGGTCTGTACGCGAGTCTATACGATCACTCCGAAGAAGCCCAACTCGGCTTTGAGGAAAGTTGCCCGTGTGCGTCTGACCAACGGTATCGAGGTGACCTCATATATACCGGGAGTCGGTCATAATCTGCAGGAGCACTCTGTCGTCCTGGTCAGGGGTGGTCGAGTCAAGGACCTTCCCGGTGTGCGCTATCACATCGTACGCGGTACCCTTGATTGCGGCGGTGTCGAAGGTCGTCGTCGGAGCCGTTCCAAATACGGTGCCCGTCGTCCTAAGTCCTAAAGGTTATAAGGAGGTAGTGCCATGCCGCGTAAAGGGCATGTGAGAAAGAGAGATTCGTTGCTGGATACCAGGTTCGGAAATCTCGCTGTCACTAAGTTCATCAATAAGGTCATGCTCGACGGTAAGAAAAGTACCGCCGAGAAGATAGTCTACGAAGCTCTCGATAAAGCCGCCGAAAAACTGGGCGTGGAGCCTATCGAGGTCTTCAACAAGGCCATGGAGAACGTCAAGCCTCTCGTCGAGGTCCGTTCCCGCAGGGTCGGTGGTGCGACCTATCAGGTCCCAGTGGAGGTTGCGCCCGCAAGGGCTCAGGCTCTCGCTATCCGTTGGATAATCTCCTACTCTAGGGGCAAGAAAGGCATGCCCATGAACGAGAGGCTCTCCAGGGAGTTTATCGATGCCTACAAGGGCGAGGGTAGCTCCATCAAGAAGAGGGAAGATACCCATAAGATGGCAGAGGCCAACAGGGCCTTCGCTCACTACCGTTGGTAGCACTTGACGATATGTTCGTCAGTCGACGTTACGCGTCCTAGGTGATAATTATGGCTGGAATGGATCTACATAAAATAAGAAACATAGGAATAGCTGCGCATATAGACGCAGGTAAGACGACCACCACCGAGCGTATCCTGTTCTACACCGGGCGCAACTACAAGATCGGTGAGGTTCACGAGGGCGCGGCCACCATGGACTGGATGGAGCAGGAA carries:
- the rpsG gene encoding 30S ribosomal protein S7 produces the protein MPRKGHVRKRDSLLDTRFGNLAVTKFINKVMLDGKKSTAEKIVYEALDKAAEKLGVEPIEVFNKAMENVKPLVEVRSRRVGGATYQVPVEVAPARAQALAIRWIISYSRGKKGMPMNERLSREFIDAYKGEGSSIKKREDTHKMAEANRAFAHYRW
- the rpoB gene encoding DNA-directed RNA polymerase subunit beta; the protein is MAEFVPVGKKRSRLTFGRVRDLVEIPDMVEVQRDSYRSFFQEDVDPDKRDSVGLQELLDEIFPIESYDGSFALEFVRYYLDRPATTQEESQQKDCTWHRPVRATIRLVNRKNLEIKEEEIFLGDFPMMTERGTFIINGTERVVVNQLTRSAGIYFKVDYSAPVAETFTAKIIPDRGAWLEFAMGSGDALYVNIDNRKKLPGTLLLKAFGVSSNEEMLRLFGGEIEEVDISEELLIGRLLGETVLDEGGNVVVRKEERIGKEELERLWDIGRTRVKVWNVNPVFAATLEKDFTNNRDEAMLEIFRRLRPNDPARIENAREYIDSLFFDSRRYTLGRVGRYKLNRRLKLDLPDREYLLTIDDLVRIVKGIIVLRDTEEQRDVVSFPDVTEEFPDDIDHLGNRRVRSVGELLQNQVRIGLLRMERIAKERMTTVADLTKAMARDLINVRPISAALREFFGSGQLSQYMDQNNPLSELTHRRRLSALGPGGLSRERAGFEARDVHYTHYGRICPIETPEGPNIGLVTSLSTYSKVNQYGFLVTPRRPVVEGVVSLNPEDVVYLAADEEDNSYVGRANTPYDESTGRLSEEYCYARYRGRIVEVPQDKIDYLDISPKQIVSASTALIPFLEHDDANRALMGSNMQRQAVPLLLPEAPRVGTGMEGRIAKDSGSCVVAPEDGVVTYVDADRIEIRSDLGVYRSMSLQKFKRSNQGTIIHQRPIVSKGDVVSKGEIMADGQSVDQAELALGRNVLIAFIPWEGYNYEDAILLSERLVKEDFFTSIHIEEYEMDARDTKLGPEEITRDIPNVGEDALKDLDEFGVVRVGAEVNAGDILVGKVTPKGESDQSPEEKLLRAIFGEKAREVRDTSLHVPHGARGKVVAVKKLNKDENSDSLSPGVNEVVKVYVAQLRKITVGDKMSGRHGNKGVVSRILPVEDMPYLPDGTPVDVCLNPLGVPSRMNLGQVLETILATVAVANDWHVATPVFEGAQEEEIYDLLDKLSQENPDYSTLTRGGTMQLIDGRTGEPMEYKTTVGHMYMLKLNHLVDDKLHARSIGPYSLITQQPLGGKAQFGGQRFGEMEVWALQGYGAAHVLQEMLTVKSDDIHGRLKTYEKIVKGQNLTRPGVPESFKVLVKELEGLGLGVDIEYNDGTIGPLLPDEDDEQSNSAPVPQKAEAVPAVAPDEASAPTPKEMEEMIFGNEEASVKESKISYAESTEALSDSPTSEKKSGTSDEGSKEALSDSSKPEEERKTSNEESNEALSDSSTVENDDVKGADR
- the rpoC gene encoding DNA-directed RNA polymerase subunit beta', whose product is MTRREIVGVRVRLASPGEIRGLSTGEVKKPETINYRTLRPEKDGLFCERIFGPTKSFECACGKYKKSGPKFKGVICDRCGVEVTDNRVRRERMGHIELAAPVVHIWYLRGIPSRLSLLLGTATKMLEKVVYFAPIRKREPAFKVVIEGKRSDLAKRGDIVSESEVRLHCHYDPKFKAEEAYRVVSVDDVPISDGDIVSSAQISRYKADYGDESFSAEPAFVVKDRGEGVEIELDSILSGDEYRSLKEEGLDVTVERAMSGNQEGFVVTSVAKLPFAKGDVISTSEFNLFQERYPERFTAQLETVVVEDPCFLVINGSESPFDDGDVILDREQYLCSHYDKKFRAGIGAEGVREMLDTLDMDHLAQQLREELSETSGQKRRKLVKRLQVVEDFRKGDCNPQSMVLEVLPVIPPDLRPMVQLDGGRFATSDLNDLYRRVINRNNRLRKLQELRAPEIIVRNEKRMLQESVDALIDNGRMGKAVLGAGNRPLKSLSDLLRGKKGRFRQNLLGKRVDYSGRSVITIGPNLKIYQCGLPKQMALELFKPFVIQKLVDLGIAPNVKSGKRMIERGKEEIWAILEEIIKDHPVMLNRAPTLHRLGIQAFEPVLMEGKAIRLHPLVCTAFNADFDGDQMAVHVPLSVEAQAEARMLMLSANNILSPASGKPIVAPSQDIILGIYYLTNLREGMTGEGKYFDSFDDVLTALDHGIVHVNARIRMRWNHEWGNWKDKVDQWGVSFLDESGKWFETSPGRVLFNSYLPKKLRFLDGQLGKKDLSRLLDLGYNEVSRQEMVEMLDSIKGLGYHWATLSGISFCVTDVVIPKEKEDVVSTSLVEDDEIRNQYDMGVLSEDEYLLQKETLWSKAAADVGNAILNHMGHDNPVRMMVDSGARGSRGQLAQMAGIRGLMADPTGRIIDYPITTNFREGMNMLEYFISTHGARKGLADTALRTAKSGYLTRRLVDVSQDVIITEDDCGTEKGVKIEPLESDGKTVIPISERIAGRTSLNDVNDPETGDLIVGAGEIITPDLASRIDSCGFKEIWVRSPMTCTTRHGICQKCYGVDLATRSVVDIGEAVGVVAAQSIGEPGTQLTMRTFHTGGVRITGEDITQGLPRIEQLFEARRPKKVSVLAGVDGKVIEIREMEGKRKVIITSEEPGNEQKITHTIPSSQNLLVEEGEPVYRSTKLTEGYIDPQQLLEVLGQEEVQKYLVDSIQEVYRSQGVSINNKHIEVILRKVAPVNRLRVVDEGDTAFVAGDLVWAGDVEAEEKVILEENENNIHEAVKIFSGKIFQGIAGAVKTDLSKKKSQPMDEELIRSILTPGAPVTEIDVTDEVGPLKIIAGEASFRKELKGFELIDPFEARDGKVVESGQPLTLGQLSVITSQEPRPLRVRDVEVIEKLVDSAYLAEDVLVDGQAVALKDHMVTEEVAALLRINDVSSVKVWKGIERISVSDAMQERLLARIWGKPLKQAIDSQGNALSSKPQLVDGSVVRGIIDGELAAISIGEDIITRDNILKDVIADTCYGKVLLDRVEVDGRVAADSGQEINKSLLDELVAADPEELVIRPIHCNSETRNIVSRVTFVRKLRQNPECRKFIHGITKAALATDSFLSAASFQQTAQVLAGAAVRCQVDNLVGLKENVIIGHLIPAGTGVEDFRKIAVKEKES
- a CDS encoding ribosomal L7Ae/L30e/S12e/Gadd45 family protein, producing the protein MNVAELTEGRRFVGFKQVRRELLRGNVRKVFIAADADVLMIQEITHICSERGVPVETVDSMASLGRACVIDRGAATAALQRDDRC
- the rpsL gene encoding 30S ribosomal protein S12, which produces MPTINQLVRKGRSEKVKKSDSPALQNCPARRGVCTRVYTITPKKPNSALRKVARVRLTNGIEVTSYIPGVGHNLQEHSVVLVRGGRVKDLPGVRYHIVRGTLDCGGVEGRRRSRSKYGARRPKS